A genomic window from Nematostella vectensis chromosome 9, jaNemVect1.1, whole genome shotgun sequence includes:
- the LOC5517267 gene encoding eukaryotic translation initiation factor 3 subunit A, whose product MGNKQTKISYETVDKTDPQAKERGRQAARDENARKMQELDQQLRQLKDREMAAALEQVRVENEKDAARFAEAKRRAKELEQQRIREEKKRQEEMEILRMKNSLLEYEFGSRTTKLAFEKDGLDISDMDRVRIALFGPTGSGKTSFIGTLERSLLGKEKQTAFEQGAGSEGTVVLEEYLSQLRFNLVDTRGFFDIDDNTAEECLNIMTGRVSVGSEIRRDYDGQDIDPSAVSSRRACSRFSDRVHAVIFVVQAKDTRLTDQTYLTRMKKIRDHLRFEGHAPVTVITCEDKVKSTKERETAFQEASAATGSPRDRTYFITNYTYENKDKELQATEKMALNIVDTVLMSAERFVKIKKLQGLKGGGGGSGSTGDEEVSRFLQRLKAEHDWDPAKVKSALDFLAEQEITTVGALRECWEGVKGSLELTIGMKGVITRALSSSM is encoded by the exons ATgggaaacaaacaaacaaaaatt TCTTATGAGACGGTGGACAAAACAGATCCTCAAGCGAAAGAAAGAGGAAGACAGGCGGCCAGAGATGAAAACGCTAGAAAGATGCAAGAGCTGGACCAACAATTAAGGCAACTAAAGGATAGAGAAATGGCCGCCGCTCTTGAACAG GTCCGAGTTGAGAATGAGAAAGATGCAGCACGTTTTGCTGAAGCAAAGAGGCGTGCCAAGGAACTAGAGCAACAAAGAATTCGTGAAGAGAAGAAACGACAAGAGGAAATGGAAATACTACGGATGAAAAATAGTCTTCTGGAGTATGAGTTTGGGAGTAGGACTACGAAATTGGCTTTTGAGAAAGATGGTCTTGATATAAGTGACATGGATAGGGTTCGTATTGCCTTATTTGGCCCTACCGGATCAGGGAAGACAAGCTTCATTG GTACACTTGAGAGGTCGCTTCTTGGCAAAGAGAAACAGACAGCATTCGAACAGGGTGCTGGTTCGGAAGGAACAGTGGTCCTAGAGGAGTACCTCAGTCAGCTACGTTTCAATCTTGTGGATACACGAGGTTTCTTTGACATTGATGATAACACTGCAGAGGAATGCTTAAATATTATGACTGGAAG GGTGTCTGTCGGCTCCGAAATAAGGCGTGACTATGATGGACAGGATATAGACCCCTCTGCCGTATCTTCCCGACGCGCATGCTCAAGGTTCAGCGACCGCGTCCACGCGGTAATATTCGTGGTCCAAGCCAAGGACACTCGCCTGACGGACCAGACCTACTTGACAAGGATGAAGAAAATACGCGATCATTTGAGGTTTGAAG GCCACGCCCCTGTGACAGTGATCACGTGTGAAGATAAAGTGAAAAGTACGAAAGAGAGAGAGACCGCTTTCCAGGAGGCCTCTGctgccacaggaagcccgcgAGACCGTACCTACTTCATCACGAATTACACGTACGAAAACAAGGACAAGGAATTACAGGCCACTGAGAAGATGGCGCTTAATATCGTGGACACCGTGTTGATGTCAGCTGAGCGCTTTGTCAAGATCAAGAAGCTTCAGGGACTTAAGGGAGGAGGTGGAGGTTCAG gtTCAACCGGCGACGAGGAAGTCAGCCGCTTTCTACAGCGTCTTAAAGCCGAGCACGACTGGGACCCAGCTAAGGTGAAAAGTGCTCTTGACTTTCTTGCCGAGCAGGAGATCACTACTGTTGGGGCGCTCAGGGAATGCTGGGAAGGCGTAAAAGGAAGCCTCGAGCTGACGATTGGGATGAAAGGAGTGATCACGAGGGCACTGTCGTCATCCATGTGA
- the LOC5499655 gene encoding uncharacterized protein LOC5499655, translated as MNDQENAATPRSFHLFNCDNTYDLDSVEKLIKTVAGDVQVHQTYFPLPRMTLLSQELEGNTMDCAVFVVNAHESRLSINEPRAGIGYAKIYRALLNATENQVLIVIGGDDNYKTQEERDTSVLSQWARGKVSSQFLEEYMNGSRSFIFSWDEHHHPIHEEALQHFLDPSKTDEFVPKPRPPQVSVPDPIPEPEVVDSEIKDIKFTPDPDPAELLFQPTPHMPTQTATEPIRNLQPTFVPKLVNFEGFKDVEMKSENAPNLQVLSFCHNKEAAENLYQFLEKVYQQLAVNDRPLQPPTLDDYSQVPSFLEKNKPDYVVVVLETNEVLKSLDGKEEEVEETRALLDKLAECVQYHIGKKAIILMCDDDCLDDDSVISPRVEQMLNRHRGLIPQLENKLLVMSYNKRPSKLHEYYVTETLCGHEIQLELDLGHATRQSREDDKRSGRLQGIGAESENAPNLQVLSFCHNKEAAENLYQFLEKVYQQLAVNDRPPQPPTLDDYSQVPSFLEENKPDYVVVVLETNEVLKSLDGKEEEVEEAKAILGMLAECVRDHIGKKAIILMCDDDCLDDDSVISPRVEQMLNRHRGLIPQLENKLLVMSYNKRPSTLHEYYVTETLCGHEIQLELDRGHATRQFREKDERSGRLQGIGAGQGGAARHEPGVHGSDGFYEGGRQHYDGQHGKDEEDRRGQAFGGRQGEKGLGKNKPDEADEMKMCYQAILLNGHVGQVIYRSSDFTFPDHVKEEYRENYSRVRKATLEAYKDANGLVKYIVPHYNESNGHFLHYRSTMEYGSINPASYCYPPGYKPPQYMLDDMIIRNDHHFSATLEIWEDERGQLYPTVEVGSSPTCGRKKCVIV; from the exons ATGAACGATCAAGAAAACGCGGCTACACCGCGGAGTTTCCACTTGTTTAACTGCGACAACACGTACGATTTGGATAGTGTCGAGAAGCTTATAAAGACCGTCGCTGGCGATGTACAAGTCCACCAGACCTACTTCCCTTTGCCTCGTATGACTCTGCTATCGCAGGAGTTGGAAGGAAATACCATGGACTGTGCTGTGTTTGTTGTCAATGCTCATGAGTCAAGGCTTTCTATTAACGAGCCAAGGGCTGGTATCGGCTACGCAAAGATCTATCGTGCTCTACTTAATGCTACAG AAAACCAAGTGCTGATTGTGATTGGTGGAGACGATAACTACAAGACTCAGGAGGAGAGGGATACCTCAGTGCTGTCCCAGTGGGCGCGTGGGAAAGTCTCCTCCCAGTTCTTGGAGGAGTACATGAATGGCTCCCGCAGCTTCATCTTCTCATGGGATGAACACCACCACCCCATACATGAGGAAGCTTTACAACACTTCCTGGACCCCAGTAAGACCGATGAGTTTGTGCCAAAGCCACGCCCACCACAAGTGTCAGTCCCAGATCCCATCCCAGAGCCAGAGGTTGTGGACTCTGAGATCAAGGATATAAAGTTTACTCCAGATCCAGATCCCGCCGAGTTATTGTTCCAGCCCACCCCTCACATGCCTACTCAAACTGCCACAGAGCCTATCAGGAACCTTCAGCCCACCTTTGTACCAAAACTTGTCAACTTTGAAGGTTTCAAAGATGTTGAAATGA AATCAGAAAACGCACCAAATCTCCAAGTCCTTTCCTTCTGCCACAACAAAGAAGCTGCTGAAAACCTTTATCAGTTCCTAGAAAAAGTGTACCAGCAATTGGCTGTTAATGACAGACCACTACAACCACCAACATTAGATGACTATTCTCAAGTCCCAAGTTTCCTGGAAAAAAACAAGCCCGACTATGTCGTGGTAGTTCTAGAGACGAATGAAGTTCTAAAAAGTCTTGATGGAAAAGAGGAAGAGGTCGAAGAAACTAGGGCCTTGCTTGATAAGCTGGCCGAGTGCGTTCAGTATCACATTG gCAAAAAAGCCATTATCCTGATGTGTGATGACGACTGCTTAGATGACGATAGTGTGATATCACCACGTGTTGAGCAGATGCTGAACAGGCACCGTGGGCTCATCCCTCAACTTGAAAACAAGCTACTGGTGATGTCGTACAACAAAAGACCAAGTAAACTCCACGAGTATTACGTGACTGAGACTCTGTGTGGTCACGAAATCCAGCTCGAGTTAGACCTAGGTCACGCAACGCGACAGTCACGCGAAGACGACAAGAGATCAGGGAGGTTGCAAGGCATTGGCGCAG AATCAGAAAACGCACCAAATCTCCAAGTCCTTTCCTTCTGCCACAACAAAGAAGCTGCTGAAAACCTTTATCAGTTCCTAGAAAAAGTGTACCAGCAATTGGCTGTTAATGACagaccaccacaaccaccaacATTAGATGACTATTCTCAAGTCCCAAGTTTCCTGGAAGAAAACAAGCCCGACTATGTCGTGGTAGTTCTAGAGACGAATGAAGTTCTAAAGAGTCTTGATGGAAAAGAGGAAGAGGTCGAAGAAGCCAAGGCCATACTTGGTATGTTGGCCGAGTGCGTTCGGGATCACATTG gCAAAAAAGCCATTATCCTGATGTGTGATGACGACTGCTTAGATGACGATAGTGTGATATCACCACGTGTTGAGCAGATGCTGAACAGGCACCGTGGGCTCATCCCTCAACTTGAAAACAAGCTACTGGTGATGTCGTACAACAAAAGACCAAGTACACTCCACGAGTATTACGTGACTGAGACTCTGTGTGGTCACGAAATCCAGCTCGAGTTAGACCGAGGTCACGCAACGCGACAGTTTCGCGAGAAAGATGAGAGATCAGGGAGGTTGCAAGGCATTGGCGCAGGTCAGGGGGGAGCTGCAAGGCATGAGCCTGGCGTACACGGTTCGGATGGATTCTACGAAGGAGGGAGACAACATTATGATGGACAGCATGGCAAAGACGAGGAAGATAGGAGGGGACAAGCCTTTGGTGGACGACAAGGCGAGAAGGGGCTTGGTAAAAATAAGCCTGATGAAGCTGATGAGATGAAAATGTGTTACCAAGCAATACTGTTAAACGGTCATGTGGGCCAAGTTATTTACCGCTCCTCTGATTTCACCTTTCCAGACCATGTAAAGGAGGAATACCGTGAAAACTACAGCAGAGTCAGGAAGGCGACACTTGAAGCGTACAAGGATGCAAACGGTCTCGTGAAGTACATCGTTCCACATTATAACGAGAGCAATGGTCATTTTCTCCACTACCGTTCGACTATGGAATACGGTAGCATAAATCCTGCCTCGTATTGCTATCCGCCAGGATATAAACCTCCTCAATACATGCTTGACGACAtgataataagaaatgaccatcATTTTTCGGCCACACTCGAGATATGGGAAGATGAACGTGGACAGTTGTACCCAACAGTTGAAGTAGGGAGCAGCCCCACATGTGGGCGAAAAAAATGCGTCATCGTTTGA
- the LOC116605567 gene encoding uncharacterized protein LOC116605567 codes for MSSREESPNWEERLREYKFGDILCSNNRDDAESLQRVFRDAYRGELDGFKSRIAVFGMTGSGKSALINTIHKILNGGEQGPAVVQSAGGEGTLSLEYFFLPHPGFNMVDTRGFFDLDSKIESAEFFRILYGGVRDGEVIDREELGARKAASVGTAAHKMNKPPLSRQVHTVLWVIKADDIRLANDRYKDKFKFVRYQLSQQGITIITVITHRDLIQDSVEEHKQVIRNAQQVTGSHDVNTFLISNWLDGQQFYDVIMQDHVLTMMRRALECAENSVKLRQTKRSLAERQDAARMAELRRRGAKMPTENYDNSDMNSNY; via the exons ATGTCATCGAGAGAGGAAAGTCCAAATTGGGAAGAGCGTCTTCGAGAGTACAAATTCGGAGATATCTTATGCTCGAATAATAGAGATGATGCTGAGTCTCTTCAACGAGTTTTTAGAGATGCATATCGTGGCGAATTGGATGGATTCAAATCCCGTATAGCGGTGTTTGGAATGACTGGGTCTGGCAAATCTGCCCTAATAAATACTATACACAAAATATTGAATGGAGGCGAGCAAGGCCCGGCGGTGGTTCAATCCGCCGGTGGTGAAGGCACTCTATCACTGGAGTATTTTTTCCTGCCACATCCAGGATTCAACATGGTGGATACGCGAGGGTTTTTTGACCTGGATTCAAAGATTGAAAGTG CGGAGTTTTTTCGGATCCTTTATGGCGGAGTTAGAGACGGTGAAGTGATTGATCGTGAAGAACTGGGCGCTAGAAAAGCTGCTTCGGTTGGGACAGCAGCTCACAAAATGAACAAACCGCCCCTCTCACGCCAGGTGCACACGGTATTATGGGTAATCAAGGCGGATGACATCAGACTAGCTAATGACCGTTACAAGGACAAGTTCAAGTTTGTACGATACCAACTAAGTCAACAAG gtatcaccatcatcaccgtgATCACTCACCGCGATCTCATACAGGACTCCGTTGAAGAACATAAACAG GTAATCAGAAATGCACAACAGGTTACTGGAAGCCATGACGTCAACACTTTCCTGATCTCCAATTGGCTAGATGGGCAGCAATTTTATGACGTAATCATGCAGGACCACGTGCTAACAATGATGAGGAGGGCGCTAGAGTGCGCTGAGAATTCGGTCAAGTTGCGACAGACAAAGCGAAGTTTGGCCGAGCGGCAAGATGCAGCGAGGATGGCCGAGTTGCGGAGACGTGGGGCTAAAATGCCAACTGAAAATTATGATAACAGCGACATGAACAGCAACTATTGA